The Megalobrama amblycephala isolate DHTTF-2021 linkage group LG13, ASM1881202v1, whole genome shotgun sequence genome contains a region encoding:
- the LOC125242937 gene encoding uncharacterized protein LOC125242937, translating to MACYYLVISSTHLSNGHYRSIKGVFRGPLCKSTGGESPDYAKKEKAIAKALGDLKANFYCELCDKQYHKHQEFDNHINSYDHAHKQRLKELKQREFARNVSSKSWKDEKKQKRALKRLHQLAELKQQRDSDDRKGPKLRSTNKNKDPVQILSAGNSKLDTKPTASLVQNLTTISTNTSLKGLSSTRMPTHQQPCHKKHPLPTKSSAGHRSPRAGVSFCFSRRAQLKLDSCASVFTDGLEEASDYQELQRHKHRLALEALWSCSSSPRTPNNDDHDLSHDPPTLGWVDGDSQTPQMEAQAKHVESPEIQANYSTSQPEKLGCPDTHSPGADCKPAGSEDRLLNGGQRPRAEGAYGGSEERECLKCPGPTVYTDGQGTMAQGQLQIHKGSHHHTQKSSEQGIMQNGKDCISENETEEYKIHRVYKNENTDSFLNVISKDGSMTKWPFELVQYTSDEPRVSYSCNPLHYHLKHKEGKDKSTKADGTNLGVVDKLAGQNDRARPQTQVVPGDKLGILKPKKPKHRRKGKKHRHKLDAVRIRQAGCAFKTCSQTEAGGHFEFQCTPTDTSLNKQACTERRHKLGKRKRSVRDETSNESDTPEHSLKSIVVSSLSAPARKRKKCQTMRGLVSALRLVRRRPLPYSVHNTKGREDNYRWYDNTYESKRDAASTPTSDKSGSWSGLSDLTSDGEWPVYHMGRCSTSPRSNYIYPLRKEHSQPRSCIRSNSHNVPHYSYSPCRDFEHTADSWDYTDSYIYNKRKYSTDYNSPEQHERYSIRRHKKIAEEHKHREHRIQHTGRQLFYRVYDSPEPQEDVRDWWYERLSPVGRRYREREEFPWSSPERSEDRWYNKPVSIRSPSSSSSISISDLSGDWLSNSHIRPSPTGQSQKHCSHSGWPSERLVKTKSSHSPLRKRSHSPPLATSNNAAKPNSLQSGVGKEDVTHKSNTMPTEQLVEKDPKVKKANVTLSLPLIGKLPSIKKGARKIGKNKDASASISNQVQTSSTVPSNQQVIPQIDSKTLEHLQHRDGQNPSASHACLEIAKENRSTETCSALALDSDNTLSQKLNIRDQADNAEIAGIHCSKCTTPPLSEQPITFTDDEIEKYKLLQLQAQQHMQQQQHLQEQVSVDMTHLSVPSPEPPDQTTLSTCLPYNILQPSTPPSSIAPHSSPVALLPPLHPTLSQPQFAPAIPAAFFPVPPATVLAAQPLHLIPASSFHPVHPHHHVSGLTLHPLPPTSLLPAMLSPMPMAAAAAAAVAAASTLQIHPLLHPLFHSQDLQRHPGPTS from the exons gaCTATGCTAAGAAAGAGAAAGCCATTGCAAAAGCCCTGGGAGATTTGAAGGCTAACTTCTATTGTGAACTATGCGACAAGCAGTACCATAAACATCAGGAGTTTGACAACCACATCAACTCATATGACCACGCACATAAACAG AGGCTGAAAGAGTTGAAGCAGAGAGAATTTGCACGTAATGTCTCCTCCAAGTCCTGGAAAGATGAGAAAAAGCAGAAAAGAGCTCTGAAACGATTGCACCAGCTTGCAGAACTCAAACAGCAAAGAGACAG TGATGACAGAAAAGGTCCAAAGTTAAGGTCTACAAACAAGAATAAGGATCCAGTTCAAATCCTTTCTGCTGGCAACAGCAAGTTGGACACTAAACCAACAGCATCCTTGGTTCAAAACTTAACTACTATCTCCACAAACACCTCATTGAAGGGCTTGTCCTCCACTCGTATGCCCACGCATCAGCAGCCATGCCACAAAAAACACCCCTTACCAACAAAATCCTCTGCAGGACACCGGAGCCCCAGAGCAGGCGTCTCATTCTGTTTCTCCAGACGAGCTCAACTAAAGCTGGACTCCTGTGCATCTGTGTTCACCGATGGGCTTGAGGAGGCCAGTGACTATCAAGAGCTCCAGCGCCACAAGCACAGACTCGCCCTGGAGGCCCTTTGGTCTTGCTCAAGCTCACCCAGAACCCCAAATAATGATGACCATGATCTGTCCCATGATCCACCGACTCTGGGCTGGGTGGATGGAGACTCTCAAACACCTCAAATGGAAGCACAAGCAAAACATGTGGAGAGCCCTGAAATTCAGGCAAACTACAGCACAAGTCAGCCAGAGAAGCTAGGGTGTCCTGACACACACAGTCCTGGAGCAGACTGTAAGCCAGCTGGTTCAGAGGACAGATTGCTTAATGGGGGGCAGAGGCCCAGGGCAGAGGGGGCTTATGGGGGATCAGAGGAGAGAGAATGCCTCAAGTGCCCCGGCCCTACTGTTTACACAGATGGACAGGGTACCATGGCCCAAGGCCAGCTTCAAATACACAAAGGCTCACATCACCATACACAGAAAAGCAGCGAACAGGGTATTATGCAGAATGGGAAGGACTGTATATCAGAAAATGAAACAGAGGAGTATAAAATACACAGAGTGTACAAGAATGAAAATACAGATTCTTTCCTTAATGTGATCAGCAAGGATGGAAGTATGACAAAATGGCCTTTTGAGCTGGTGCAGTACACTTCCGACGAGCCACGCGTATCTTACAGCTGTAACCCTCTCCACTACCATTTAAAACACAAGGAGGGCAAAGATAAAAGCACAAAGGCTGATGGGACAAATCTTGGTGTTGTTGACAAGCTCGCAGGCCAGAATGACAGAGCTAGACCACAAACACAGGTTGTTCCAGGAGATAAATTAGGCATTTTAAAACCAAAGAAACCCAAACACAggagaaagggaaaaaaacataGGCATAAATTAGATGCTGTCAGGATCCGGCAAGCTGGATGCGCATTCAAAACATGCTCGCAGACAGAAGCTGGAGGGCACTTTGAATTCCAATGCACTCCAACCGACACGTCACTAAACAAGCAAGCGTGCACTGAGAGGAGGCACAAGCTGGGGAAGAGGAAAAGATCAGTGAGAGATGAGACTTCAAATGAAAGTGACACcccagagcacagcctcaaaagCATTGTTGTAAGTTCGCTTTCCGCCCCGGCACGTAAAAGGAAGAAATGTCAAACGATGAGGGGGCTTGTGTCAGCGCTGCGCTTGGTAAGGCGGAGGCCTTTGCCATATTCTGTTCACAACACGAAAGGAAGAGAGGATAATTATCGCTGGTATGACAACACCTATGAGTCAAAGAGGGATGCTGCCTCAACTCCCACCAGTGACAAATCTGGGTCGTGGAGTGGCCTGTCAGACTTGACCTCAGATGGAGAATGGCCTGTGTACCACATGGGGAGATGCTCCACCTCACCAAGATCAAACTATATATACCCTTTGAGAAAGGAGCACAGTCAGCCCAGGTCTTGCATTAGAAGTAACTCTCACAATGTTCCTCACTACAGTTATAGTCCATGCAGAGATTTTGAACATACAGCAGACAGTTGGGATTACACAGACTCTTATATCTACAATAAACGGAAATATTCAACAGATTATAACAGCCCAGAACAGCATGAGAGATACAGCATCAGAAGGCACAAAAAAATTGCTGAGGAGCATAAACATAGAGAGCACAGAATTCAACATACAGGCAGGCAGTTGTTTTATAGAGTCTATGACAGTCCTGAACCTCAAGAGGATGTCAGGGATTGGTGGTACGAACGACTTAGCCCTGTAGGTAGGAGGTACCGGGAGAGGGAAGAATTTCCTTGGTCAAGTCCAGAAAGAAGTGAAGACAGGTGGTATAACAAGCCAGTGTCCATTCGTAGCCCCAGTTCCTCTAGTAGCATTAGCATCTCTGATCTTAGTGGGGACTGGTTGTCTAATTCCCATATTAGGCCATCTCCAACTGGACAGAGCCAGAAACATTGCAGTCATTCTGGGTGGCCATCTGAGAGATTGGTCAAGACCAAATCATCCCATTCCCCTCTAAGAAAGAGGAGTCACTCACCCCCATTAGCTACAAGTAACAATGCAGCTAAGCCTAATTCCTTACAATCAGGTGTAGGGAAGGAAGATGTTACACACAAATCTAACACAATGCCAACAGAGCAGTTGGTTGAGAAGGATCCTAAAGTAAAGAAAGCAAATGTCACTCTCTCACTTCCACTAATTGGTAAATTACCCTCTATTAAGAAAGGGGCAAGAAAAATAGGGAAAAATAAAGATGCAAGTGCCAGTATTAGTAACCAGGTTCAAACATCTTCAACTGTCCCATCAAATCAACAAGTTATACCTCAAATTGACAGCAAGACTCTAGAACACTTACAACACAGAGATGGGCAAAATCCCAGCGCATCCCATGCTTGTCTTGAAATTGCCAAGGAGAATAGATCAACAGAAACCTGTTCTGCTTTAGCTCTGGATTCAGACAATACTTTGTCACAAAAACTTAACATCAGAGACCAAGCGGACAATGCAGAAATTGCAGGGATTCACTGTTCAAAATGCACCACCCCTCCCCTTTCTGAGCAACCGATCACCTTCACTGATGATGAGATTGAGAAGTACAAATTGCTTCAACTCCAGGCCCAGCAGCacatgcagcagcagcagcatcttCAAGAGCAAGTATCTGTGGACATGACCCATTTATCAGTGCCATCTCCAGAGCCGCCTGACCAGACTACACTTTCAACCTGTCTACCATACAACATACTCCAGCCCTCTACTCCACCATCTTCTATTGCACCTCACTCTTCGCCTGTTGCCCTGTTACCGCCCCTTCATCCCACCCTCTCTCAACCCCAATTTGCCCCTGCAATTCCTGCTGCCTTCTTTCCAGTGCCGCCTGCTACTGTGTTGGCAGCTCAACCCCTCCACCTGATCCCAGCCTCATCTTTCCACCCAGTTCACCCTCACCATCATGTATCTGGGTTGACTCTCCACCCCCTGCCTCCCACTTCTCTCCTCCCTGCGATGCTCAGTCCAATGCCCATGGCtgccgctgctgctgctgctgttgctgctgccaGCACTCTGCAGATCCACCCCCTACTACACCCTCTGTTCCACAGCCAGGACCTTCAGCGCCACCCTGGACCAACCAGCTAG